A genomic stretch from Capricornis sumatraensis isolate serow.1 chromosome 4, serow.2, whole genome shotgun sequence includes:
- the ANKRD54 gene encoding ankyrin repeat domain-containing protein 54 — MAAAAGGADDESRSGRSSSDGECAVAPEPLTGPEGLFSFADFGSALGGGAGLPGRASGGAQSPLRYLHVLWQQDTEPRDELRCKIPASRLRRAARPHRRLGPTGKEVHALKRLRDSANANDVETVQQLLEDGADPCAADDKGRTALHFASCNGNDQIVQLLLDHGADPNQRDGLGNTPLHLAACTNHAPVITMLLRGGARVDALDRAGRTPLHLAKSKLNILQEGHSQCLDAVRLEVKQIIQMLREYLERLGRHEQRERLDDLCTRLQMTSTREQVDEVTDLLASFTSLSLQMQNMEKR; from the exons ATGGCAGCCGCCGCCGGAGGCGCGGACGACGAGTCGCGCTCGGGCCGCTCGAGCTCCGACGGCGAGTGCGCGGTGGCGCCCGAGCCGCTGACGGGTCCCGAGGGCCTCTTCTCCTTCGCCGACTTTGGGTCTGCGCTGGGCGGCGGCGCGGGCCTCCCGGGCCGGGCGTCCGGCGGGGCCCAGTCCCCGCTGCGCTACCTGCACGTCCTGTGGCAGCAGGACACGGAGCCCCGCGATGAGCTGCGCTGTAAAATCCCCGCGAGCAGGCTGAGGCGAGCCGCCAGGCCCCACCGCCGGCTCGGGCCCACTGGCAAGGAGGTGCACG CTCTGAAAAGGCTGAGGGACTCAGCCAATGCCAACGATGTGGAAACAG TGCAGCAGCTCCTGGAGGATGGCGCGgacccctgtgcagctgacgACAAGGGCCGCACTGCCCTGCACTTTGCCTCCTGCAATGGCAACGACCAGATTG TGCAGCTGCTTCTGGACCACGGAGCCGACCCCAACCAGCGAGATGGGCTGGGGAACACGCCACTGCACCTGG CGGCCTGCACCAACCACGCCCCCGTCATCACCATGCTGCTGCGAGGAG GGGCCCGGGTGGACGCCCTGGACCGAGCAGGCCGCACACCCCTGCACCTGGCTAAGTCCAAGCTCAACATCCTGCAGGAAGGCCACTCCCAGTGCCTGGATGCTGTGCGGCTGGAGGTGAAGCAG ATCATCCAGATGCTGAGGGAGTACCTGGAGCGCCTAGGGCGGCACGAGCAGCGGGAGCGGCTAGATGACCTCTGCACCCGCCTCCAGATGACGAGCACCCGTGAGCAG GTAGACGAAGTGACCGACCTGCTGGCCAGCTTCACCTCCCTCAGCTTGCAGATGCAGAACATGGAGAAGAGGTAG